The Hymenobacter sp. DG01 genome has a segment encoding these proteins:
- a CDS encoding queuosine precursor transporter: MAPSFTQKKQQLYLVLSGIFIVNALLAEIIGVKIFSVDALLGLPGNLTAGVIIWPVVFITTDIINEYFGRQGVLRVSFLTVGLILYAFLVILATTKLPPAQFWLDVNSKDAQGRPFNIEFAYQSIFRQGLGIIIGSITAFIIGQVLDASVFQWFRRVAGGRYVWLRATGSTLISQLVDSFVVLFVAFYVFGNWTFEQVLSVANTNYWYKFAAAILLTPVLYLAHFLIDRYLGKEETVELQQEAAADVSV, translated from the coding sequence ATGGCCCCTTCGTTTACCCAAAAGAAACAGCAGCTTTACCTGGTCCTTAGCGGCATTTTCATTGTCAATGCGCTGCTGGCGGAAATAATCGGAGTTAAGATTTTTTCGGTGGATGCCCTGCTGGGTTTGCCCGGCAACCTGACAGCGGGCGTCATTATCTGGCCCGTAGTATTCATCACCACCGATATTATCAATGAGTACTTCGGGCGACAGGGCGTACTGCGCGTGAGCTTCCTCACGGTGGGCCTGATTCTGTATGCCTTCCTTGTCATTCTGGCCACCACCAAGCTGCCCCCGGCCCAGTTCTGGCTCGATGTCAATAGCAAGGACGCCCAGGGCCGGCCATTCAACATCGAGTTTGCCTACCAAAGCATTTTCCGCCAGGGCCTGGGCATTATCATCGGCTCTATTACGGCCTTTATTATCGGACAGGTGCTGGATGCCTCCGTGTTTCAGTGGTTCAGAAGGGTAGCGGGCGGGCGCTACGTGTGGCTGCGCGCCACGGGCTCCACGCTTATTTCCCAACTCGTCGATTCCTTCGTGGTCTTGTTCGTGGCGTTCTACGTGTTCGGCAACTGGACATTTGAGCAGGTACTAAGCGTGGCAAACACCAACTACTGGTATAAATTCGCGGCGGCCATCCTGCTCACACCGGTGCTGTATCTAGCCCACTTTCTCATTGACCGCTACCTAGGGAAAGAGGAAACCGTGGAGCTACAGCAGGAAGCCGCCGCTGATGTAAGCGTGTAG
- a CDS encoding ribonuclease Z produces MATGQQLFLFRQQLLPAACRLSFTNPAASHPADSPRLILEFELKILGSASATPFMDRHHTAQVLTVGNTPYLIDCGEDTQRRLMEHKIRHQRIQTIFISHLHGDHFFGLFGLLGTMHLNGRTEPLRLFGPPGLDEVLTAQFRHSYTHLSFELEFTPVDTTQHVQVFEDKNLTVHTLPMRHRIPCCGYLFREKPKRRRLLPDLLPAGLTPQQLNALTLGDDVRDEQGQLLLQNLSVTQEPKHARSYAYCSDTLYTESLADLVRGVDLLYHEATFLDDLRDRALVTHHSTARQAGLLARRAEVHRLLIGHFSSRYRDLQPLLAEAKTMFEWTELAVEGLSVSVAE; encoded by the coding sequence ATGGCTACCGGCCAGCAGCTTTTTCTTTTCCGGCAGCAGCTGCTTCCAGCCGCCTGTCGCCTTTCTTTCACTAACCCGGCTGCCAGCCACCCCGCTGATAGCCCCCGGCTGATTTTGGAGTTTGAGCTGAAAATTCTGGGCAGTGCCTCTGCTACCCCGTTCATGGACCGCCACCATACGGCGCAGGTCCTGACGGTGGGCAACACGCCCTACCTCATTGACTGTGGCGAAGACACCCAGCGCCGGCTGATGGAGCACAAAATCCGGCACCAGCGCATCCAAACCATTTTCATCAGCCACCTCCACGGCGACCATTTTTTCGGGCTTTTCGGACTGCTCGGCACCATGCACCTCAATGGCCGCACCGAGCCCCTGCGCCTGTTTGGCCCTCCCGGCCTCGATGAGGTACTCACCGCCCAGTTCCGGCACTCCTACACCCACCTGAGCTTCGAGCTGGAATTCACGCCCGTTGATACCACCCAGCACGTGCAGGTGTTTGAGGATAAAAACCTGACGGTGCACACGCTGCCCATGCGCCACCGCATCCCGTGCTGCGGCTATCTGTTCCGGGAAAAGCCCAAGCGCCGCCGCCTGCTGCCTGATCTGCTGCCCGCCGGCCTCACGCCCCAGCAGCTGAACGCCCTCACCCTCGGCGACGATGTGCGCGATGAGCAGGGCCAGCTGCTGCTTCAGAACCTGAGCGTAACCCAGGAGCCCAAGCATGCCCGCAGCTACGCCTACTGCTCCGATACCCTCTACACCGAAAGCCTGGCCGACCTGGTACGCGGCGTGGACCTGCTCTACCACGAGGCTACTTTCCTGGATGATTTGCGCGACCGAGCGCTGGTAACCCACCACTCTACGGCCCGCCAGGCGGGGCTGCTGGCCCGCCGCGCCGAGGTGCACCGCCTGCTGATCGGGCACTTCTCCAGCCGCTACCGCGACCTGCAGCCCCTGCTGGCTGAAGCCAAAACCATGTTCGAGTGGACGGAGCTGGCCGTGGAAGGCCTCAGCGTAAGCGTGGCCGAATAA
- a CDS encoding STAS domain-containing protein has product MKYSIDKKETYTIITIDEKKLDTTVAPDLKSEFVKLNAEGINNLILDLSNVKYTDSSGLSSILIANRLCNSTGGLLVLTGLQDHVMKLITISKLESVLHILPTVEEGIDRIFLHAIERDLTSKE; this is encoded by the coding sequence ATGAAGTACTCAATAGATAAAAAAGAGACCTACACGATTATCACGATTGACGAGAAAAAGCTCGACACTACTGTTGCGCCGGATCTGAAATCGGAGTTCGTGAAGCTGAATGCCGAGGGCATCAACAACCTGATTCTGGACCTGAGCAACGTAAAATACACCGATTCGTCGGGACTGAGCTCTATCCTGATTGCCAACCGCTTGTGCAACTCCACCGGTGGTTTGCTGGTGCTGACCGGTCTGCAGGACCACGTGATGAAGCTCATCACTATCAGCAAGCTGGAGTCGGTACTGCACATTTTGCCCACGGTGGAAGAAGGCATTGACCGCATTTTTCTGCACGCCATTGAGCGGGACCTGACCAGCAAAGAATAA
- a CDS encoding DUF4198 domain-containing protein, protein MSKLYTIYPLLLFAAISLLAGTALAREFWLEPARFFVPPGTAVHLRRLVGQNFRGEAWAGKSSRVTHLVHLAPGAAPANLLPLATATDTLATTLTLRQPGTHLVALATTDAFTTLSAPDFTAYLQAEQLDYVLALRQQRGQQTQPGREAYRRCAKTLIQVGTPTPTDTARPWSRAVGLPLELVPEQNPATLPVGGSLTVRVLSDGRPVAGQLVRLWQRPATARVLLTTLRSNQNGRVLFRISGPGEYLVSSVRMVAAPAGRAADWLSTWTTLTFGVAPKKRL, encoded by the coding sequence ATGAGTAAGCTCTATACCATCTATCCGCTGCTGCTCTTCGCCGCTATCAGCCTGTTGGCAGGCACCGCGCTGGCCCGCGAGTTCTGGCTGGAGCCGGCCCGTTTTTTCGTGCCGCCCGGCACAGCCGTGCACCTGCGGCGGCTGGTGGGCCAGAACTTCCGGGGCGAGGCGTGGGCGGGCAAAAGCAGCCGCGTAACTCACTTGGTGCACCTGGCTCCGGGAGCCGCGCCAGCCAACCTGCTGCCCCTGGCTACCGCCACCGATACGCTGGCTACCACCCTCACGCTCCGGCAGCCGGGCACCCACCTGGTGGCCCTGGCTACCACCGATGCCTTCACCACCCTCTCAGCCCCCGATTTTACGGCCTATCTGCAAGCCGAGCAGCTGGATTACGTGCTGGCCCTGCGCCAGCAGCGGGGCCAGCAAACACAGCCCGGCCGCGAAGCCTACCGCCGCTGCGCCAAAACTCTGATTCAGGTAGGAACCCCTACCCCCACCGATACGGCCCGGCCCTGGAGCCGCGCCGTGGGGCTGCCCCTGGAACTGGTACCCGAGCAAAACCCTGCCACTCTGCCCGTTGGCGGTAGCCTGACCGTGCGGGTGCTCTCCGATGGGCGGCCCGTAGCCGGGCAGCTGGTGCGCCTGTGGCAGCGCCCCGCTACCGCGCGGGTCTTACTAACTACGCTGCGCAGTAACCAAAACGGGCGGGTGCTGTTTCGTATATCCGGGCCGGGTGAATACCTGGTCAGTTCCGTCCGGATGGTAGCCGCTCCGGCGGGCCGGGCGGCCGACTGGTTGAGCACCTGGACTACCCTGACCTTTGGCGTTGCTCCAAAAAAGCGGCTTTAA
- a CDS encoding fasciclin domain-containing protein — MSFLRVLALWLCGAVTVGLASCDDDDDTMTGSGAQNIVQVAQGNPAFSTLVAAVTKADLGTTLTGAGPFTVFAPTNDAFAKLPAPFNSAANITAITDQNQISQLRGILLYHVVGADISAASIPNGASTRTTARPATTVGGAAINDNTLYLTKNSTGVFINGNTRVVTADVDASNGTIHAIDNVLMPPTQTIAALVVASATRATNPEFTLLLQALQRPAAAAVLTAAGDASANVTVFAPTDAAFRALLGTAQLSSVSDADLVAILSRHVIATGRVFSSDLAPGTVATLGGNVTVASAGSGFTIRGGSGTAANITTANLLATNGVVHVIDQVIRP, encoded by the coding sequence ATGTCGTTTCTGCGCGTGCTGGCCTTGTGGTTGTGCGGCGCCGTTACCGTGGGGCTGGCTTCCTGCGACGACGATGATGACACCATGACCGGCAGCGGGGCACAGAACATCGTGCAGGTAGCCCAGGGCAACCCGGCCTTCAGCACGCTGGTGGCGGCCGTCACGAAGGCCGACCTAGGAACTACGCTTACCGGAGCCGGGCCGTTCACGGTGTTTGCGCCTACTAATGATGCCTTTGCCAAGCTGCCTGCCCCGTTTAACAGCGCCGCCAACATCACGGCCATTACCGATCAGAACCAAATCAGTCAGCTGCGCGGTATCCTGCTCTACCATGTAGTAGGGGCCGATATTTCCGCCGCCAGCATCCCGAACGGCGCCAGCACCCGCACCACAGCCCGCCCGGCCACCACGGTAGGCGGCGCGGCCATCAACGATAACACCCTATACCTGACCAAAAATAGCACGGGCGTATTCATCAACGGCAACACCCGCGTGGTTACGGCCGACGTAGACGCCAGCAACGGCACCATCCATGCCATCGACAACGTGCTGATGCCGCCCACCCAGACTATTGCCGCTTTGGTGGTCGCCAGCGCCACCCGCGCTACCAACCCCGAGTTTACCTTGTTGCTTCAGGCCCTGCAGCGCCCTGCCGCGGCCGCAGTGCTGACAGCCGCCGGTGATGCCAGCGCCAACGTAACGGTATTCGCGCCCACCGATGCCGCTTTCCGCGCCCTGTTGGGTACGGCCCAGCTGAGCTCGGTTTCTGATGCGGATCTGGTAGCCATTCTGTCGCGCCACGTAATTGCCACGGGCCGCGTGTTCTCCTCTGATCTGGCTCCCGGCACTGTAGCTACCCTGGGTGGCAACGTAACCGTGGCCTCCGCTGGTAGCGGCTTTACCATCCGGGGCGGGAGCGGTACGGCTGCCAACATTACCACGGCCAACCTGCTGGCTACGAATGGGGTAGTGCACGTCATCGACCAGGTAATTCGTCCCTAA
- a CDS encoding glycosyltransferase — MQVPVPTPVPIAPDALLVEVAWEVCNQVGGIYTVIRSKVPATVQGWDDRYCLLGPYFANQAQGEFEPFDDQQLAALDDPFAGAVRQMRQQGYDVCMGIWLVTGRPRVVLINPFQAYPRLGQIKADLWNHHHIPTPDNDDLLHQVVAFGELAKTFLEILTAEVVPPQRLIAHFHEWMTGVAIPGLRRDQVPVHLVFTTHATLLGRYLAMNDPNFYDHLMQVDWNAEARHFNIEPAVTMERAAAHGSHVFTTVSELTVRECIYLLDRIPDAVLPNGLNIERFVALHEFQNLHQQYKTKIHEFVMAHFFQSYSFDLDNTLYLFTSGRYEYHNKGFDLTLEALARLNYRLQQSGLEGQVVMFFITKRPFHSINPQILQSRAILDEVHATCEAIERQVGERLFYAASASTDYRLPDLDALVDDYWKLRYRRTLQSWKTSTLPPVITHNLVDDAGDDILNFLRRANLVNNKHDRVKIVYHPDFVSPTSPLFGMEYGQFVRGCHLGIFPSYYEPWGYTPLECVARGVPAITSDLSGFGDYVMQTVPQHEEKGIFVVQRQEKSFDEAAEELTDMLWQFVQLNRRERIMQRNNVESSAELFDWKNLRVHYDRAYQLALERQ, encoded by the coding sequence ATGCAAGTTCCCGTTCCTACCCCCGTCCCGATTGCTCCCGATGCGCTGCTGGTAGAAGTGGCCTGGGAGGTTTGCAATCAGGTAGGAGGCATCTACACCGTTATTCGCAGCAAAGTACCCGCCACCGTGCAGGGCTGGGACGACCGATACTGCCTGCTGGGCCCTTACTTCGCTAACCAGGCCCAGGGCGAGTTTGAGCCCTTTGATGATCAGCAGTTGGCAGCTCTCGATGACCCGTTTGCCGGGGCCGTACGTCAGATGCGCCAGCAGGGCTACGATGTGTGCATGGGCATCTGGCTGGTAACCGGCCGGCCCCGGGTGGTGCTCATCAACCCCTTCCAGGCCTACCCCCGTCTGGGCCAGATAAAGGCCGACCTCTGGAATCATCACCACATCCCTACCCCCGACAACGACGACCTGCTCCACCAGGTAGTAGCCTTTGGTGAGCTGGCGAAAACGTTTCTGGAAATCCTGACCGCCGAGGTGGTGCCGCCCCAACGGCTGATAGCCCACTTCCATGAGTGGATGACGGGGGTAGCCATTCCGGGCCTACGCCGCGACCAAGTGCCGGTGCACCTGGTGTTTACGACCCACGCCACCCTGCTGGGCCGTTACCTGGCCATGAACGACCCCAACTTCTACGACCACCTCATGCAGGTTGACTGGAACGCGGAGGCCCGGCACTTCAACATTGAGCCGGCCGTAACCATGGAGCGGGCCGCCGCACATGGCTCGCACGTCTTCACCACCGTGAGCGAGCTGACGGTGCGGGAATGTATTTATCTGCTCGACCGGATTCCGGATGCGGTGCTGCCCAACGGCCTCAATATTGAGCGGTTTGTGGCCCTGCACGAGTTCCAGAACCTGCACCAGCAGTATAAGACCAAGATTCACGAGTTCGTGATGGCGCACTTTTTCCAGAGCTACTCGTTTGATCTGGATAACACGCTGTACCTATTCACGAGCGGACGCTACGAGTACCACAACAAGGGTTTCGACCTAACCCTGGAGGCCCTGGCCCGCCTCAACTACCGCCTACAGCAGAGCGGACTGGAAGGCCAGGTGGTCATGTTCTTTATCACGAAGCGGCCTTTCCACAGCATCAACCCCCAGATTCTGCAGAGCCGGGCCATTCTCGACGAGGTGCACGCTACCTGCGAAGCCATTGAGCGGCAGGTGGGCGAGCGGCTGTTCTACGCCGCTTCCGCCAGCACCGACTACCGCCTGCCCGACCTCGATGCCCTGGTAGATGATTACTGGAAGCTGCGCTACCGCCGCACCCTGCAGAGCTGGAAAACCAGCACCCTACCCCCCGTCATCACCCACAACCTGGTAGATGATGCCGGCGACGACATCCTGAACTTCCTGCGCCGCGCCAACCTGGTCAACAACAAGCACGACCGGGTAAAAATCGTGTATCACCCCGATTTCGTGTCGCCTACTTCACCGCTGTTTGGCATGGAGTACGGGCAGTTTGTGCGGGGTTGCCACCTGGGCATCTTCCCGAGCTACTACGAGCCCTGGGGCTACACTCCGCTGGAGTGCGTGGCCCGCGGCGTACCGGCCATTACTTCTGACCTCTCCGGCTTCGGCGACTACGTGATGCAAACCGTTCCCCAGCACGAGGAAAAGGGCATTTTCGTGGTACAACGCCAGGAAAAGAGCTTTGATGAAGCTGCCGAGGAGCTGACCGACATGCTTTGGCAATTCGTGCAGCTCAACCGTCGCGAGCGAATTATGCAGCGCAACAACGTGGAAAGCTCCGCCGAGCTCTTCGACTGGAAAAACCTGCGCGTGCACTACGACCGCGCCTACCAGCTGGCTCTGGAACGGCAGTAA
- a CDS encoding alpha-amylase family glycosyl hydrolase, with translation MPATDSPSAPVLQAGMGALPHENGTTFRVWAPAATAVALVGPFNDWDSTTHPLTLEADGYWAADFPDLGPGAEYKFHLTTPTGELQRNDPYAREVTHSAGNSVVPDPTFDWEDDQFQMPAWNELVIYELHVGTFHAPDPTRPGNFYDAIEKLDYLENLGVNAVEIMPATEFPGSLSWGYNPAHPFAIETDYGGAVAFKEFIKAAHRRGIAVILDVVYNHFGPGDLDLWQFDGWSENDGGGIYFYNDWRAETPWGHNRPDYGRDAVRRYIRDNALMWLEEYRVDGLRCDAIAHIRNVDGTSDASRDLPEGWSLMRWINEEIRGTMPWKITIAEDLLGNEYITRAPEHEGQGFSAQWDAGFVYPIRDALVTPEDADRNMEAVAQAICNRYNDDAFQRVIYTESHDEVANGKARVTEEIMPGNAASWFPKKRSTLGAALVFTAPGIPMIFQGQTMLADGSFSDDQPLDWSRAETHAGLVRLYKDLIGLRRNLSGHTRGLLGQSVDISHLNNEDKILTFIRRDQGGPGDTTVVLCNFADRAHPAYTIGLPRGGHWRVRFNSDWEGYDHEFGNFESVDTQAEEGVYDDQPFHGTFGLAPYSVLILSQEPE, from the coding sequence ATGCCTGCAACTGACTCCCCTTCTGCTCCTGTGCTGCAAGCCGGCATGGGCGCGCTTCCGCACGAAAACGGTACCACGTTCCGCGTATGGGCTCCGGCTGCCACCGCTGTAGCCCTGGTAGGTCCCTTCAACGACTGGGATTCTACTACCCACCCCCTTACCCTTGAAGCCGACGGCTACTGGGCTGCCGATTTCCCCGACCTGGGCCCCGGCGCTGAGTACAAATTTCACCTCACTACCCCCACCGGCGAGCTGCAGCGCAACGACCCCTACGCCCGCGAAGTCACGCACTCGGCGGGCAACTCAGTGGTGCCCGACCCCACGTTTGATTGGGAAGACGACCAGTTTCAGATGCCGGCTTGGAATGAGCTGGTGATTTATGAGCTGCACGTGGGCACCTTCCACGCCCCCGACCCTACCCGCCCCGGCAACTTCTATGACGCCATCGAAAAGCTGGATTACCTGGAAAACCTGGGTGTGAATGCCGTGGAAATTATGCCGGCCACCGAGTTTCCGGGCAGCCTTTCGTGGGGCTACAACCCAGCCCACCCCTTCGCCATCGAAACCGATTACGGCGGGGCCGTGGCGTTCAAAGAATTTATCAAAGCAGCCCACCGACGCGGCATTGCTGTTATTCTGGACGTGGTGTACAACCACTTCGGGCCCGGCGACCTGGACCTGTGGCAGTTTGACGGCTGGAGCGAAAACGACGGCGGCGGCATCTATTTCTACAACGACTGGCGCGCTGAAACGCCCTGGGGCCACAACCGCCCCGACTACGGCCGCGACGCCGTGCGCCGCTACATCCGCGACAACGCCTTGATGTGGCTGGAAGAATACCGCGTGGATGGCCTACGCTGCGACGCCATTGCACACATCCGCAACGTAGATGGCACCTCCGATGCCTCCCGCGACCTGCCCGAGGGCTGGAGCCTGATGCGCTGGATCAATGAGGAAATCCGGGGCACCATGCCCTGGAAAATCACCATTGCCGAAGACCTGCTGGGCAACGAGTACATTACCCGCGCCCCGGAGCACGAGGGGCAGGGCTTCTCGGCCCAGTGGGATGCTGGCTTTGTGTACCCCATCCGGGACGCGCTGGTCACCCCCGAAGACGCCGACCGCAACATGGAAGCCGTGGCCCAGGCCATCTGCAACCGGTACAACGACGACGCCTTCCAGCGCGTCATCTACACCGAGTCGCACGATGAGGTAGCCAACGGCAAGGCCCGCGTGACGGAGGAAATCATGCCCGGCAACGCGGCCTCCTGGTTCCCGAAGAAACGCTCGACGCTGGGCGCGGCCCTGGTGTTCACCGCTCCTGGCATCCCGATGATTTTTCAGGGCCAAACCATGCTAGCCGATGGCTCTTTCTCCGACGACCAGCCCCTGGATTGGAGTCGGGCCGAAACTCATGCCGGCCTGGTGCGCCTGTACAAAGACCTGATAGGGCTGCGGCGCAACTTAAGCGGCCACACCCGCGGCCTGCTGGGCCAGAGCGTGGATATTTCCCACCTCAACAACGAAGACAAGATTCTGACCTTTATCCGCCGCGACCAGGGCGGCCCCGGCGACACCACCGTGGTGCTCTGCAACTTCGCCGACCGCGCCCACCCGGCCTACACCATTGGCCTGCCCCGCGGCGGCCACTGGCGCGTGCGCTTCAATTCCGACTGGGAAGGCTACGACCACGAGTTCGGCAACTTTGAAAGCGTGGATACCCAAGCCGAAGAAGGCGTGTACGACGACCAGCCTTTCCACGGCACCTTCGGGCTGGCCCCGTACTCGGTACTGATTCTTTCCCAGGAGCCTGAGTAA